Below is a window of Capsicum annuum cultivar UCD-10X-F1 unplaced genomic scaffold, UCD10Xv1.1 ctg63746, whole genome shotgun sequence DNA.
AAATAGGAACACAACCAACATCTATACCAAAGTCCATGAGTTATTGCATCGTCCATAGCAATTGAGTACAACAGGAACCTACAGCAGCATATTCAACTTCAGCAGTAGACAAAGCAACTAAATTTTGCTTCTTAGTAGACCCagtaatcaaacatgatccaaggaagtgtgTCATTCCTGTAGTGCTTTTCCTGTCCACTAGACATCCTACATAATTAGCATCTAAGTAACCTACCAGGttaaagttactacctttgggGTACCGTAAGCCAAGATCACTGGTTCCCTTCAAGTATCTGAAGATTCTCTTCACAGATTTTAGATGTGATTCTTTGGGTTTTGCTTGAAACCTAGAACTTAGCCCAACACTAAACACAATGTCAGGCCTGCTTGCTGTGAGGTACAATAATGACCCTATCATACCTCTATACAACTTTTTCTCTACATCTAAACCTGTTTCATCCAATTCCAGCTTTGCGGCAGTGGAAATAGGAGTACTTATCTCTTTTGCCTCTTTCATGAAGAATCTCTTGAGAAGCTCTTTGGTATACTTCTATTGGTGAATCATTGTCCCTGAATATGACTGTTTTATTTGCAAGTCCAAGAAGTAATTCATCTCTCCCATCATGcttatctcaaattcacaactcatgagtttggcaaactcatgagttatactcatatttgttgagccaaaaataatatcatccacatacacctgCACAACAAACAAATCCTtcccattagttttcaagaaaatgGTATTGTTAATTTTACCTCTGGTATATCCATGTTTCAATAGAAACTTTGaaagtctctcataccaagcttttgGGGCTTATTTCAACCCATACAAAGCTTTGTCCAATTTGTACATATGATCCAGAAACTCCTTGCTTTCAAATTCTGGAGGTTGTTTAGCATACACCTCCTCCTTGAGAATGCCATTTAGGAATGTACTCTTCACATCCATATAATAAAGAATAAACTCCATGTAAGCAGCAAAAGCAACAGTAATCTTATAGCTTCAAGTCTTGTTACAGGAGAAAAAGTTtcatcaaagtcaattccttcttcttggttgtatccttggaccaccaatcttgccttgttccttgtaactattccatgctcatcaactttatttctatacACCCATTTAGTCCCAATTACTGATCTATATTTAGGGAGAGGAACTAAGTGGCATACTTTTCTTCTCTCAAACTGATTCAACTCTTCCtgcatggctatgatccaatcagcatCAAGCAATGCTTCAGTTATCTTCTTTGGCTCAATCTCTTACAGGAATGACTTGAAGGCACACATACTTCTCAATTCAGACCTTGTGGTGATCCCATATGTTAGATCAGTAAGAACATTCTTAataggatgtgatccttgatacttaTATCCTTTTGGAATCAAGCCTAGTGAGCTACCAGGATCACTGCTGATGTTTTGAGCTGGGGTATGTTGAGGCTCATTTCCCCCTATCACTGTGCCCTCAGCTTCAGTTCCCCCTATCAAAGTGTCTCCAGGTTTGGTAGCTCCAGTTGATGAACCGGGTTGTATAACCTGTTCCTCAGTATCACTTCcttcctgcaggttagtcttaacacaggattcatcaaagattacatgcatgctttcttcaacacagttagttttgttatttaaaaccctataagccttactaTAAAGTGAATACCCTAAGAAGATTCCCTTATCACTTTTAGTATCAAATTTTTCcagattatcctttccattattatgtataaaacatttacaaccaaaggttctaaaatgagaaatgttagtctttcttccttttagtaattcatagggagtcttctctaacatTGGTCTGATCAtacatctatttatgatatatgttgcagtacttattgcctcagccTAAATGTTTTTAGCAACGTTTGTTgtaagcatcattgttctagccatatatTCCAAGGttatatttttcctttccaccactccattttgttgtggtgttctaggagctgagaaatactgatctataccatttgctgAAGAGAATCCTAAGAACTTTgcattctcaaattctgtaccatggCCAGACCTTATGGAAACTAAAGAAGTGCCcagttccttttcaactttcttaatgaagatttcaaagacatcaaaggcatcttccttagaggctagaaacaaagtCCATGTGATttagaataatcatcaacaataacaaaaacatacctttttccacctctgctttgaaGTCTCATGGGTCCACATAAGTCCATATGAACCAGGTCGAGACACTTGGTAGTGCTAACATGGTTTTTTAACTTAAAAGAAGATCATACCTGCTTCCACCTTACACatgcactacataacttttcttccttaaacttcgtcttgggtaatcccaataccatgttttttgatgaaagtatgtTTAGCTGTTTCAAACTTGTATGACCAAGTCTtctgtgccaaaggaggggatcattttctatagCACTCAGACAAGTCAGCTCAGATCCTGGTAGTGCTATAATGTCAGCTTTGTATACATTTTTGTATCTCTTTGTAGTGATCACAATTTCTTTAGTGTCCATTCTTTTGACTATAACACCTGCAGCAGTGAAAATAACTTTATTCCCTTTGTCACACAGTTGAGAGATACTCAGAAGGTTATGTTTTAgtccttctacaagatagacattCTCCAATGCTTTTGACTTAGTTGAGTCAATCCTTCGAACTCCAGTGATGATTTCCTTTTTTCCATCACAAGAAAAAACACCTCCTCCATCTATTTTAGAGAGTGAAAGGAACATTTTCTTATCatcagtcatgtgtcttgagcaagcactgtCTAAGTACCAGTGCCTTTTGCTTCCTTTCACCTTCTCATGCACAAGAAATAAATGGTTAGGCTTAGGAACCTggacaagcttgggtcctattttatgagtgAAAAGATGAATTAAGTTCCTTCTAGTCCATGCAGGCAGCATATAGTTcaacctgtttctctgaccagaaCTGGTATTGTTCTTTTTGGTCTGGGAAGATCTGTTGGCCAGGTTTAGACTATTTTATCTGCTTTTTGCAGCCGCTGGACATTCAGTGGTgggatgtccaaggtttccaTAGATATAACATAAATCCTTAAGATCACCAAAACTTTTGTGGAATCCCAATCCttccttttcattgaaatttctttcactcaaattttgaacaattcttgaggagtttgtccaCCTATTTGCCCTTTctagatcaagttttagtttagaaatTCATGActcaacttattcattttttcagttaaatcacAGCACTCTTGTTTGTATCTAATCAACTCAAGTTcagcattttcttgttctttactcatggcctTTTTTCCCATTTTTAGAGAGAGTTAGTTTGAGAACTTTAGACTTAAGATTATTCTTTGACATCTCAAGTTCTGTAACATGTTTCTTGAGAGTGAATTTTTCTTTGTCAACTGTATCTGAGCAAGCCTTTAgatcaatgagatcaaatttgagacttgcaagactgttgaacaattcatccctatcagaggATAACTCTTGGAAATTATCAATCAATGCACTCATTAAGGAAacaagttttggttttgaaaacaattgaagtttttctttgagttcaagtaTGCTTACCTCAgaatcttcatcttcttcatctacaTCTGAATCTCCAAAATCCATGAATgcagtttcatcaacttcatctttATCTAAATCAGATCCCCAGGCTGCTATCATTGCATGCTCCTCCTTCCTTTTTGCCTTCAGTTCCTTTTCAGTCCTTTCCTTCTTTCATTATATTTTCCAGACTGGACAgtctctgatctgatgatcagttttgccacatttggattgtcattggaacgGTTCTTAgtacctgttcccttcttctttttaaagaatttgctgaagtttttggttatgaaggcaacttgctccttatcaagttcaaaatcctcatcactatcagaagTTT
It encodes the following:
- the LOC124893680 gene encoding secreted RxLR effector protein 161-like; protein product: MKEAKEISTPISTAAKLELDETGLDVEKKLYRGMIGSLLYLTASRPDIVFSVGLSSRFQAKPKESHLKSVKRIFRYLKGTSDLGLRYPKGSNFNLVGYLDANYVGCLVDRKSTTGMTHFLGSCLITGSTKKQNLVALSTAEVEYAA